A genomic segment from Bradyrhizobium sp. CB1015 encodes:
- a CDS encoding PAS domain-containing sensor histidine kinase — translation MGERIRLFDWTTNPLGPPESWPQSLRSALSICLYSSFPTAIYWGPDFRLLYNDAWSVIPGERHPWALGRPAKEVWSDIWHVVGPQFENVVATGEGFSTYDEMLPMVRGGGQQETYWNYSISPIRGEDGKVAGIFNQGNETTQIVLARRNAQQEIARLSLMFEQAPGATAILRGPHHIFEIANPAYLQLVGRNDILGKSVDQALPEVAPQGFIELLDTVYQSGEPYAGRAIPVVLDRNGISEQRHLDFVFQPISDGAGDRYGIFVQATDVTETIRAVAGLRESEERYQAIVNSIDQMIWSTLPDGYHDYYNDRWYEYTGVPKGSTDGEAWNGMFHPDDQERAWKVWRHSLATGVPYHIEYRLRHRSGEYRWVIGRAQCIRNEAGEIIRWYGTCTDLHDLKMAEEARQLLMQELNHRVKNLFSLFSAMVSMTGRSTNTTAEMSAALNQRLQALSRAHDLVRIGGADSMPAHSVLLIHLVEQILAPHLSASQHGKVSLTGPEIVLGEKSATAMALILHELATNAIKYGALGHADGKVMIGWEFAGDVLVLTWSEHNLSAAIAKPTSSGFGSRLIKSAVEGQLGGKVDIVWKPSGAQVRLQLSRARLRD, via the coding sequence ATGGGCGAGCGCATCCGCCTGTTTGACTGGACGACAAATCCACTCGGGCCTCCGGAGTCGTGGCCGCAATCGCTTCGTTCGGCACTGTCCATTTGCCTGTATTCCAGCTTTCCAACGGCGATCTACTGGGGGCCGGACTTCAGGCTCCTTTATAATGACGCGTGGTCTGTCATCCCGGGCGAGCGCCATCCCTGGGCTCTTGGCCGCCCCGCCAAGGAAGTCTGGTCCGACATCTGGCACGTCGTCGGCCCGCAGTTCGAGAACGTGGTGGCCACGGGTGAAGGCTTTTCCACCTACGACGAAATGCTGCCAATGGTGCGTGGCGGCGGCCAGCAGGAGACCTACTGGAACTACAGCATCAGCCCGATCCGGGGCGAAGATGGCAAGGTTGCCGGCATCTTCAATCAAGGGAACGAAACGACCCAGATCGTCCTGGCCCGGCGCAACGCCCAGCAGGAGATTGCGCGTTTGTCCCTGATGTTCGAACAGGCGCCAGGCGCCACGGCCATTTTGCGCGGGCCCCACCATATCTTTGAAATCGCCAACCCCGCTTACCTGCAGTTGGTGGGCCGTAACGACATCCTCGGCAAGTCGGTTGACCAGGCCCTGCCCGAGGTGGCGCCGCAAGGTTTCATCGAGCTACTCGACACCGTCTACCAGAGCGGAGAGCCTTACGCCGGGCGCGCCATTCCGGTCGTCCTGGATCGAAACGGGATTTCCGAGCAACGGCATCTCGACTTCGTCTTTCAGCCGATCAGCGACGGCGCGGGCGATCGGTACGGCATCTTCGTGCAGGCGACCGACGTGACGGAGACGATCCGGGCGGTGGCTGGCCTTCGCGAGAGCGAGGAACGTTACCAGGCCATCGTGAACTCCATCGACCAGATGATCTGGTCGACGCTGCCCGACGGTTATCACGATTATTACAACGACCGTTGGTACGAATACACAGGCGTGCCCAAAGGTTCGACCGACGGTGAGGCCTGGAATGGAATGTTTCACCCCGACGACCAGGAGCGGGCCTGGAAAGTATGGCGCCACAGTTTGGCTACGGGTGTCCCTTATCACATCGAGTATCGGCTGCGGCACCGCTCGGGCGAATACCGCTGGGTGATCGGACGTGCACAATGCATCCGCAACGAGGCGGGCGAGATCATCCGCTGGTACGGCACGTGCACCGACCTGCATGATTTGAAAATGGCCGAGGAGGCTCGCCAACTGCTGATGCAAGAGCTGAATCATCGGGTGAAGAACCTCTTCTCGCTCTTCAGCGCCATGGTGTCCATGACGGGCCGATCGACCAATACGACGGCTGAAATGAGCGCCGCTCTTAACCAGCGTTTGCAAGCACTATCTCGGGCACATGACCTCGTCCGAATCGGCGGAGCGGATTCGATGCCAGCGCATTCGGTGTTGCTCATCCATCTTGTTGAACAGATACTGGCACCGCATTTGAGTGCCTCGCAGCATGGCAAAGTGAGCTTGACCGGACCGGAAATTGTGCTCGGGGAGAAATCAGCCACCGCAATGGCACTCATCCTGCATGAGCTTGCCACGAACGCTATCAAGTATGGCGCACTAGGTCATGCAGACGGGAAGGTGATGATCGGCTGGGAATTTGCTGGAGACGTTCTGGTTCTGACTTGGAGCGAGCACAATTTGTCTGCTGCCATTGCCAAGCCGACCTCGAGCGGCTTCGGCAGCAGGCTCATTAAGTCTGCAGTCGAAGGGCAACTCGGCGGAAAGGTCGATATCGTTTGGAAGCCTTCTGGCGCACAAGTCCGTCTGCAACTAAGCCGGGCACGGCTGCGCGACTGA